The genome window CGCAAAATACCGAGGCGTTGACTGGATGCAGTGTCATCCTGCTGGAGCGGCCGTCCGTGTGCGGCGTGGATGTCCGGGGTTCTGCCCCGGGCACCCGCGAGACGGACCTTTTGGATCCGATGAACATGGTGAGCGTGGTGCATTCCATCTGCTTGTCCGGAGGGAGCGCCTACGGGTTGGACGCAGCGACAGGAGTCATGCAGTACTTGGAGGATCAAGGAGTCGGTCTCGACGTCATGTTTGGCGTCGTGCCCATCGTCCCGGGGGCCGTCCTGTTCGATTTGGCTATCGGTGACCACAAGATTCGTCCCGATCGGCAAATGGGATATGAGGCAGCCGCAAAGGCGAGCAAAGACGCGGTCGCACAAGGGAACGTTGGGGCGGGGACGGGAGCGTCTGTCGGAAAGCTGAACGGCTTTGCAAACGCGATGAAGAGCGGCTTGGGCTGTGCATCCGTCAAACTGGATAATGGACTGGTAGTCGGTGCGATCGTGGCTGTCAACGCGGTTGGACATGTATTCGATCCGCAGTCGGGCAAAATCTTGGCCGGCCCCCGTGATGGGGAGGGTGCACTAATCGACAGTGTTGAAGTCATGAAGATATCTGCATTTTCTCCGATCCCGCCAGGCACGAATACGACCATCGCTGTCGTGGCGAGCAATGCGATCCTGACCAAGTCCGAAGCCAAGAAAGCAGCCCAAATGGCACATGACGGACTCGCAAGAACAATTCGTCCCATCCACACGATGAACGACGGAGATACCATTTTTTCCGTAGCTACGGGTGAAGTAGAAGCAACGGTTGACCTGATTGG of Brevibacillus choshinensis contains these proteins:
- a CDS encoding P1 family peptidase; translation: MTGTITDVPGVKVGHAQNTEALTGCSVILLERPSVCGVDVRGSAPGTRETDLLDPMNMVSVVHSICLSGGSAYGLDAATGVMQYLEDQGVGLDVMFGVVPIVPGAVLFDLAIGDHKIRPDRQMGYEAAAKASKDAVAQGNVGAGTGASVGKLNGFANAMKSGLGCASVKLDNGLVVGAIVAVNAVGHVFDPQSGKILAGPRDGEGALIDSVEVMKISAFSPIPPGTNTTIAVVASNAILTKSEAKKAAQMAHDGLARTIRPIHTMNDGDTIFSVATGEVEATVDLIGTLSADVLAAAVISAIVHAEPAGGLPSYTSLSNNDAR